The Afipia massiliensis genome has a segment encoding these proteins:
- a CDS encoding D-alanyl-D-alanine carboxypeptidase family protein — protein sequence MLIAAIMATIAPRTAQAEALLVIEADTGKVLQAENATYPWYPASVTKIMTAYVTLKAVKEGRITLDTLFTVSPTAAAQQPSKMGFRPGTQVTVDNALKMMMVKSANDIAVVLAEGVSGSVDNFSAEMNKTAQRLGMTQTSYVNPNGLPAEGQVTSARDLGILARAIIRDLPEYEYYMHIQAIKFGRRVTANFNKLIGRYPGADGMKTGFICASGFNLVATATRNNKRLIAVVLGAQSSSQRTLKAAQLLERGFGSNKLTWLKPSLGTVDALAPIDASPPNMRDEICGPKRKRPAAENEEDDPDIQADNNNDSGVSMFTAGLQGPTMKVSDLLAMPAATTTPVIVYTGPARTGAAILEADAAEAANQAASVAKRKKGAKPKVAAKPDAGTPAKPEKKDEKTAAKPEAKPAVSPPKPKTAAVTPAAKPAAKPAAKPEAKPAAAKPAAAKPAGDKPPAAKPAAAAKPPAAASSAAKPAAAPAAKPAAKPAAQQKPDAAPRG from the coding sequence ATGCTCATTGCAGCGATCATGGCAACAATCGCGCCGCGCACGGCGCAGGCCGAAGCGCTGCTGGTGATCGAAGCCGACACCGGCAAGGTGCTTCAGGCTGAAAACGCGACCTATCCCTGGTATCCCGCGTCCGTCACCAAGATCATGACGGCTTACGTCACGCTGAAGGCGGTGAAGGAAGGCCGCATCACGCTCGACACGCTGTTCACGGTATCGCCCACGGCGGCCGCGCAGCAGCCTTCGAAGATGGGCTTCCGGCCGGGCACGCAGGTCACCGTCGACAATGCGCTCAAGATGATGATGGTGAAGTCGGCCAACGACATCGCCGTCGTGCTGGCCGAAGGCGTGTCGGGCTCCGTCGACAATTTCTCTGCGGAAATGAACAAGACCGCGCAGCGGCTCGGCATGACGCAGACAAGCTACGTCAATCCGAACGGCCTGCCTGCGGAGGGACAGGTCACTTCGGCTCGCGACCTCGGCATTCTCGCGCGCGCGATCATCCGCGATCTGCCCGAGTACGAATATTACATGCACATTCAGGCCATCAAGTTCGGCCGGCGCGTCACCGCGAACTTCAACAAGCTGATCGGCCGCTATCCCGGCGCGGACGGCATGAAGACCGGGTTCATCTGCGCATCGGGTTTCAATCTCGTCGCCACCGCGACACGCAACAACAAGCGGCTGATCGCCGTCGTGCTCGGTGCGCAGTCGTCGTCGCAGCGCACGCTCAAGGCAGCGCAGTTGCTTGAACGCGGCTTCGGCAGCAACAAGCTCACCTGGCTCAAGCCGTCGCTTGGCACCGTCGATGCGCTGGCGCCGATCGACGCGTCGCCGCCAAACATGCGCGACGAGATCTGCGGACCGAAGCGCAAGCGGCCCGCCGCCGAGAACGAGGAAGACGATCCCGACATCCAGGCGGATAACAACAACGATTCCGGCGTCTCGATGTTCACGGCCGGCCTTCAGGGCCCGACCATGAAGGTCTCCGACCTGCTCGCGATGCCGGCTGCCACCACGACGCCAGTGATCGTCTATACCGGCCCGGCCCGCACCGGCGCGGCCATTCTTGAGGCCGATGCCGCCGAAGCCGCCAACCAGGCAGCCTCGGTCGCCAAGCGGAAGAAGGGCGCGAAGCCGAAGGTTGCCGCCAAGCCGGATGCCGGCACGCCTGCGAAGCCCGAGAAGAAGGACGAGAAGACCGCGGCAAAGCCCGAGGCCAAGCCGGCGGTATCGCCTCCGAAGCCGAAGACCGCCGCGGTCACCCCGGCGGCCAAGCCCGCCGCCAAGCCGGCAGCAAAGCCTGAGGCCAAGCCCGCGGCGGCGAAACCTGCGGCCGCCAAGCCTGCTGGCGACAAGCCTCCCGCCGCCAAGCCTGCTGCCGCCGCAAAGCCTCCGGCCGCGGCCAGTTCCGCAGCCAAGCCCGCTGCCGCTCCCGCCGCCAAACCGGCGGCCAAGCCAGCCGCCCAGCAGAAGCCTGACGCCGCCCCCCGCGGTTAG
- a CDS encoding long-chain fatty acid--CoA ligase, translating into MERIWLKQYPAGVPADIDVNQYPSLVELLEESFKKFADRKSFICMDKSITYRELDEMSAAMGAYLQSKGLQKGARVAIMMPNVLQNPVASSAILRAGYTVVNVNPLYTPRELEHQLKDSGAEAIIILENFASTLEKVIAKTNVKHVIMGTMGDLLGFKGVIVNFVVRKVKKMVPAYSIPNAVPFNDALSAGRKLKLNKPKLTGDDVAFLQYTGGTTGVSKGATLLHRNILANVLQNDAWLQPALKKPPHVDQIFIVCALPLYHIFALTACFLLAVRAGGVNLLIPNPRDMAGFVKELAKYQVNSFPAVNTLYNGLLNTPGFDKLDFSKLKSCFGGGMAVQKPVADKWTQVTGVALSEGYGLSETSPTLTCNPADTDKFSGSIGIPVPSTYISIRDDDGNEVPLGEPGEICAKGPQVMAGYWNRPEETAKVMTADGFFRTGDIGIMSPDGYTKIVDRKKDMILVSGFNVYPNEVEEVIASHPGVLECAVIGVPDAKSTEAVKAFVVKKDPNLTAQDVIKFAATELTGYKVPKHVEFRTELPKTNVGKILRRELRDEKPKAAAAAS; encoded by the coding sequence ATGGAACGTATCTGGCTCAAACAATATCCGGCCGGCGTGCCTGCCGACATCGACGTCAATCAATACCCGTCGCTGGTGGAACTGCTCGAAGAGAGCTTCAAGAAATTCGCCGACCGCAAATCCTTCATCTGCATGGACAAGTCGATCACCTATCGCGAGCTCGACGAAATGTCGGCGGCGATGGGCGCCTATCTGCAAAGCAAGGGCCTGCAGAAGGGCGCGCGCGTCGCCATCATGATGCCGAACGTGCTGCAGAATCCGGTCGCCTCAAGCGCGATCCTGCGCGCCGGCTACACCGTGGTAAACGTCAATCCGCTCTACACCCCGCGCGAGCTTGAGCATCAGCTCAAGGATTCCGGCGCCGAGGCCATCATCATTCTGGAGAACTTCGCCAGCACGCTGGAGAAGGTGATCGCCAAGACCAACGTCAAGCACGTGATCATGGGCACGATGGGCGACCTGCTCGGCTTCAAGGGCGTGATCGTCAATTTCGTCGTGCGCAAGGTCAAGAAGATGGTGCCGGCGTATTCGATCCCGAACGCCGTGCCGTTCAACGACGCGCTGTCGGCCGGACGCAAGCTGAAGCTGAACAAGCCGAAGCTGACCGGCGACGATGTCGCGTTCCTGCAGTACACCGGCGGCACCACCGGCGTGTCGAAGGGCGCAACGCTGCTCCATCGCAACATTCTCGCCAACGTGCTGCAGAACGACGCGTGGCTGCAGCCGGCGTTGAAGAAGCCGCCGCATGTCGACCAGATCTTTATCGTCTGCGCGCTTCCCCTTTACCACATCTTCGCGCTGACCGCGTGCTTCCTGCTCGCGGTGCGGGCCGGCGGCGTCAACCTCCTGATCCCGAATCCGCGCGACATGGCGGGCTTCGTCAAGGAGCTGGCGAAGTATCAAGTCAACAGCTTCCCAGCGGTGAACACGCTCTACAACGGCCTGCTCAACACGCCGGGCTTCGACAAGCTCGACTTCTCCAAGCTGAAGAGCTGCTTCGGCGGCGGCATGGCCGTGCAGAAGCCGGTGGCCGACAAGTGGACGCAGGTGACCGGCGTGGCGCTGTCGGAAGGTTACGGCCTCTCTGAGACCTCGCCGACGCTGACCTGTAATCCCGCAGACACCGACAAGTTCTCCGGCTCGATCGGCATTCCGGTGCCGTCGACCTATATCTCGATCCGCGACGACGACGGCAACGAAGTGCCGCTCGGCGAGCCCGGCGAAATCTGCGCCAAGGGACCACAGGTGATGGCGGGCTACTGGAACCGTCCGGAAGAAACCGCGAAGGTGATGACCGCCGACGGCTTCTTCCGCACCGGTGACATCGGCATCATGTCGCCCGACGGCTACACCAAGATCGTGGACCGCAAGAAGGACATGATCCTGGTCTCGGGCTTCAACGTCTATCCGAACGAAGTCGAGGAAGTGATCGCGAGCCATCCCGGCGTGCTCGAATGCGCAGTGATCGGCGTGCCCGACGCAAAGTCGACCGAAGCGGTGAAGGCCTTCGTGGTGAAGAAGGATCCGAACCTCACCGCGCAGGACGTCATCAAGTTCGCTGCCACCGAGCTGACGGGCTACAAGGTGCCGAAGCACGTCGAGTTCAGGACGGAGCTGCCGAAGACCAACGTCGGCAAGATCCTGCGCCGCGAACTGCGCGACGAGAAGCCGAAAGCCGCCGCTGCGGCGAGTTGA
- a CDS encoding DUF924 family protein, translating to MTDPLISPADILTFWRNAGYERWYTKDDAFDQELRDRFMAVWEAARDGKLSAWQDTDEGALALLIVLDQFPRNMFRNDARAFSTDALARAVATRAIAEGRDLRTDAVMRAFIYLPFEHSEDMADQERSIALFTPLGADSLKWAVLHADIIRKFGRFPHRNAVLGRTTTPEEAAFLKDGGFAG from the coding sequence ATGACTGATCCCCTCATCTCCCCCGCCGACATCCTCACGTTCTGGCGGAACGCCGGATACGAGCGCTGGTACACCAAGGACGATGCGTTCGATCAGGAACTGCGCGACCGTTTCATGGCGGTTTGGGAAGCGGCCCGCGACGGCAAACTGAGCGCGTGGCAGGACACCGACGAGGGCGCGCTGGCGCTGCTGATCGTGCTCGACCAGTTTCCCCGCAACATGTTCCGCAACGATGCGCGCGCCTTCTCGACCGACGCCCTTGCCCGCGCGGTGGCTACGCGGGCCATTGCGGAAGGCCGCGACCTGCGCACCGATGCGGTCATGCGCGCCTTCATCTATCTGCCGTTCGAGCACTCCGAGGACATGGCGGATCAGGAACGCAGCATCGCGCTGTTCACGCCGCTCGGCGCGGACAGCCTGAAGTGGGCGGTGCTACATGCCGATATTATCCGCAAGTTCGGCCGCTTCCCTCATCGCAACGCTGTGCTAGGACGAACCACAACGCCGGAGGAAGCTGCGTTTCTGAAGGACGGCGGGTTCGCGGGGTAG
- a CDS encoding lipopolysaccharide biosynthesis protein, with amino-acid sequence MPADSAPEAKPAGLIARLRGVLTGTSEASLTKRLAGTVFLIRVLSAGLAYFSQVLLARWMGGSDYGVYVYVWTWVLLLGSVLDFGIAVSAQKIIPEYRASGELSLLRGFLSGSRWITLAASTAIALALAALVKLLSPWIDANTVSPLYIGCLTLPAFVVANTQDGLARSHDWMRLGLMPQFIVRQTLIIGFTAGAVVLGMNLGATAAMIASAAAVWIAMLGQLIVLNRRLNASVDPGPKTYDFRNWLKVSLPIMMVEGFYLLLSYTDVLVLQQFRSSEEVGVYFAVVKTLALVSFIHYAMSATTAHRFSEYHASGDKERLSAYIAHAIKWTFWPSVAATAVLLALGKPLLWLFGPQFTAGYGIMFVAAIGLIVRSAIGPVERLLNMLGHQNMCALAYALAFLVNLVLCVLLVPKFGGYGAAAATSIALVFETILLFWITRRRLGFHVLAFGRRRD; translated from the coding sequence ATGCCAGCTGATAGCGCGCCTGAAGCGAAGCCCGCGGGCTTGATCGCGCGGCTGCGCGGCGTGCTCACTGGCACCTCAGAGGCCTCGCTGACCAAGCGGCTCGCCGGCACCGTCTTTCTCATTCGCGTGCTGAGCGCAGGCCTCGCCTATTTCTCGCAGGTGTTGCTCGCGCGATGGATGGGCGGCTCGGACTACGGCGTCTACGTCTATGTCTGGACCTGGGTGCTGTTGCTCGGCAGCGTGCTCGATTTCGGCATCGCCGTGTCTGCGCAGAAAATCATTCCCGAATACCGCGCCAGCGGAGAACTCTCATTGCTGCGCGGCTTTCTGTCGGGCAGCCGCTGGATCACGTTGGCGGCGTCCACCGCGATCGCGCTGGCGCTGGCCGCACTGGTGAAACTCCTGTCGCCGTGGATCGATGCGAACACGGTGAGTCCGCTCTATATCGGCTGCCTCACCCTGCCCGCCTTCGTGGTCGCGAACACACAGGACGGCCTCGCGCGCTCTCATGACTGGATGCGCCTCGGCCTGATGCCGCAGTTCATCGTACGGCAGACGCTGATCATCGGGTTCACCGCCGGCGCCGTCGTGCTCGGCATGAACCTCGGCGCGACTGCCGCGATGATCGCCAGCGCCGCGGCGGTGTGGATCGCGATGCTCGGCCAGTTGATCGTTCTCAACCGCCGCCTGAATGCGAGCGTCGATCCGGGTCCGAAGACCTACGATTTCCGGAACTGGCTGAAGGTATCGCTGCCGATCATGATGGTCGAGGGCTTCTACCTGCTGCTGTCCTACACCGACGTGCTGGTGCTGCAGCAGTTCCGCTCATCGGAAGAAGTCGGCGTCTACTTCGCCGTGGTCAAGACGCTGGCGCTGGTATCGTTCATTCACTACGCGATGTCGGCCACCACCGCGCATCGCTTCAGCGAGTATCATGCCTCCGGCGACAAGGAGCGGCTGTCGGCCTACATCGCCCACGCGATCAAGTGGACGTTCTGGCCGTCGGTCGCGGCGACCGCGGTGCTGCTGGCGCTGGGCAAACCGCTGCTGTGGCTGTTCGGCCCGCAGTTCACCGCCGGCTACGGCATCATGTTCGTCGCGGCGATCGGCCTGATCGTGCGCTCCGCCATCGGCCCGGTGGAACGGCTGCTCAACATGCTGGGTCACCAGAACATGTGCGCGCTAGCTTATGCGCTGGCGTTCCTGGTCAACCTCGTGCTGTGCGTATTGCTGGTGCCGAAGTTCGGCGGCTACGGTGCCGCCGCCGCAACCTCGATCGCGCTGGTGTTCGAGACGATCCTGCTGTTCTGGATCACCCGACGCCGTCTCGGCTTTCACGTGCTGGCGTTCGGAAGGCGCCGGGATTAA
- a CDS encoding 3-hydroxybutyrate dehydrogenase, producing MGTLSGKTAVVTGSTSGIGLAYARAFAGAGANVVLNGFGTPADIEKERAAIEKDFGVKAAYSPADMAKPAEIAGMIELGEKTFGSVDVLVNNAGIQFVSPVEEFPLEKWDAIIAINLSSAFHAIRAAVPGMKKRGWGRIINTASAHSLVASPFKSAYVSAKHGIAGLTKTVALELATHKITCNCISPGYVWTPLVEKQIPDTMKARNLTKEQVINDVLLQAQPTKEFVTSEQVAAFALFLCGDDAAQITGANLSIDGGWTAA from the coding sequence ATGGGTACTCTTTCCGGCAAGACGGCGGTGGTCACGGGCTCGACGAGCGGCATTGGTCTCGCCTATGCGCGGGCCTTCGCAGGCGCAGGCGCCAATGTCGTGCTCAACGGCTTCGGCACGCCGGCCGACATCGAGAAGGAGCGCGCGGCCATCGAGAAGGATTTTGGCGTTAAGGCCGCCTATTCGCCGGCCGACATGGCCAAGCCCGCGGAAATCGCCGGCATGATCGAACTCGGCGAAAAGACCTTCGGCTCGGTCGATGTCCTTGTGAACAATGCCGGCATCCAGTTCGTGTCGCCGGTCGAGGAGTTTCCGCTCGAGAAATGGGACGCCATCATCGCGATCAACCTGTCCTCGGCATTCCACGCCATTCGCGCCGCGGTGCCCGGCATGAAGAAGCGCGGCTGGGGCCGCATCATCAACACGGCGTCGGCGCATTCACTGGTCGCATCGCCTTTCAAGTCGGCTTACGTGTCCGCCAAGCACGGCATTGCGGGCCTGACCAAGACGGTGGCGCTTGAACTGGCAACCCACAAGATCACCTGCAATTGCATCTCGCCGGGTTACGTCTGGACCCCGCTGGTGGAAAAGCAGATTCCCGACACTATGAAGGCGCGCAACCTCACGAAAGAGCAGGTCATCAACGATGTCCTGCTGCAGGCGCAGCCGACCAAGGAATTCGTTACCTCCGAGCAGGTCGCGGCCTTCGCGTTGTTCCTGTGCGGCGACGATGCCGCACAGATCACCGGCGCGAACCTGTCGATCGATGGCGGCTGGACGGCGGCGTAA
- a CDS encoding DUF3734 domain-containing protein, whose protein sequence is MDQRSPDKPAATIPAQAQRVLVLQGGGALGSYQAGAYQALCHHDFEPEWIAGISIGAINAAIIAGNPREKRVGKLKEFWEMVSSASPRPWSPFVQGDHARSVFNETSAALIATFGVPGFFTPRVPPALLWPPGSPQSQSYYDTTPLRATLERLVDFDLINEAKIRLSVGAVSVTSGNFRYFDNVAFRKMGKKIGPEHIMASGALPPGFPSIEIEGDHYWDGGVASNTPLDYVLDAETARDLLIFQVDLFSARGPLPQTLAEAAEREKDIRYSSRTRMNTDKAKKVHDAKKAVRELIAKLPDSFKGDPLVATLNEAAKENTVTVVHLIYRSKTHEASSKDYDFSRLGMVEHWAAGERDVYTSMSHREWLNRPQSGESMVTYDLCDNELLTIKK, encoded by the coding sequence ATGGATCAACGTTCCCCCGATAAACCCGCTGCCACGATTCCCGCGCAGGCCCAGCGCGTGCTGGTGCTGCAAGGCGGCGGCGCGCTCGGCTCCTATCAGGCCGGGGCCTATCAGGCGCTTTGCCATCACGATTTCGAACCTGAATGGATCGCAGGCATTTCGATCGGCGCGATCAACGCCGCGATCATCGCCGGCAATCCGCGGGAGAAGCGCGTCGGCAAACTCAAGGAATTCTGGGAAATGGTGTCGTCGGCCTCGCCGCGGCCCTGGAGCCCGTTCGTGCAAGGCGATCATGCACGCTCGGTTTTCAACGAGACCAGCGCTGCGCTGATCGCGACCTTCGGCGTTCCCGGTTTCTTTACGCCTCGCGTCCCGCCCGCGCTGCTGTGGCCTCCGGGCAGCCCGCAATCGCAGAGCTACTACGACACTACGCCACTGCGCGCGACGCTGGAGCGGCTGGTCGACTTCGATCTGATCAACGAGGCAAAGATCCGCCTGAGCGTTGGCGCGGTCAGCGTCACCAGCGGCAATTTCAGATATTTCGACAATGTCGCGTTCAGGAAGATGGGCAAGAAGATCGGGCCGGAGCACATCATGGCGTCCGGTGCGCTGCCGCCGGGCTTTCCGTCCATCGAGATCGAGGGCGACCACTATTGGGACGGCGGCGTCGCGTCCAACACGCCGCTGGACTATGTGCTGGATGCCGAGACGGCCCGCGATCTGCTGATCTTTCAGGTCGATCTGTTCAGTGCGCGCGGCCCGCTGCCGCAGACGCTGGCCGAGGCGGCCGAGCGCGAGAAGGACATCCGCTATTCCAGCCGCACCCGCATGAACACCGACAAGGCGAAGAAGGTTCACGACGCCAAGAAGGCGGTGCGCGAACTGATCGCCAAGCTTCCGGACAGCTTCAAGGGCGATCCGCTGGTCGCCACGCTCAATGAAGCGGCGAAGGAAAACACCGTCACGGTGGTTCATCTGATCTACCGCAGCAAGACGCACGAAGCCTCGTCGAAGGATTACGATTTTTCCCGGCTCGGAATGGTCGAGCACTGGGCCGCGGGCGAGCGCGATGTTTACACCTCCATGAGTCATCGGGAATGGCTGAACCGGCCGCAATCCGGCGAGTCCATGGTGACCTACGATCTTTGCGACAATGAGTTGCTGACTATCAAGAAGTGA
- a CDS encoding CAP domain-containing protein produces MIRVAGAILALTILSGCGTGGDTSTEQPAFYLSMASAGAKLDPNVAASMISGYRQNNGLGAVQVDPLLMKAAETQSQAMGARNKLDHNVAGTLDKRIKASGFDATKAVENVSAGYHTLAEAFSGWRDSPPHKANMLTSGVTKMGIAATYVPNTKYKVFWTLILAAPDSR; encoded by the coding sequence ATGATACGCGTGGCGGGGGCCATTCTGGCGCTGACGATTTTGAGCGGCTGTGGGACGGGCGGCGACACGTCCACCGAGCAGCCGGCATTCTATCTCAGCATGGCCAGTGCCGGTGCGAAGCTCGACCCCAACGTCGCGGCCTCGATGATCTCCGGCTACCGGCAGAACAACGGCCTCGGCGCGGTCCAGGTCGATCCGCTGCTGATGAAGGCGGCAGAGACCCAGTCGCAGGCGATGGGCGCTCGCAACAAGCTCGACCACAATGTCGCCGGTACCCTCGACAAGCGCATCAAGGCCTCGGGCTTCGACGCCACCAAGGCGGTCGAAAACGTATCGGCCGGTTATCACACCCTGGCGGAAGCCTTCTCGGGCTGGCGGGATTCGCCGCCCCATAAGGCCAATATGCTGACAAGCGGTGTCACAAAAATGGGCATCGCCGCGACCTATGTTCCGAATACCAAATACAAGGTGTTCTGGACGCTGATCCTTGCCGCACCGGATTCCAGATAA
- a CDS encoding sulfate/molybdate ABC transporter ATP-binding protein: protein MTIEVRNIVKKFGTFAALDNVDLKVATGELVALLGPSGSGKTSLLRIIAGLDWPDEGSVIFDGEDALSRGAGERHVGFVFQHYALFRHMSVFENVAFGLRVQPRAIRKDEVHIRKRVKELLDLVQLDWLADRYPSQLSGGQRQRIALARALAIEPRILLLDEPFGALDAKVRKELRRWLRQLHDEIHVTSIFVTHDQEEALEVANRVVVMDKGKIEQIGTPGDVYDNPATAFVHGFIGESIVLPVQVSDGKVRLGDKVLNLEPRDAASGPSNLFIRRHDVSIVPNGSGIFEGDVKHVRAFGPTQRADVVLHNGANETLIEIDAPRDRDLKPGDVVSLQPRRYRLFPAAS, encoded by the coding sequence GTGACGATTGAAGTCCGCAACATCGTGAAAAAGTTCGGCACCTTTGCCGCGCTCGACAATGTCGATCTCAAGGTCGCCACCGGCGAGCTGGTGGCGCTGCTCGGGCCGTCGGGATCGGGCAAGACGTCGCTGCTGCGCATTATCGCCGGCCTCGACTGGCCCGACGAAGGCTCGGTGATCTTCGACGGCGAAGATGCGCTGTCGCGCGGCGCCGGCGAGCGTCACGTCGGCTTCGTGTTCCAGCATTACGCGCTGTTCCGGCACATGAGCGTGTTCGAGAACGTCGCCTTCGGCCTGCGGGTGCAGCCGCGCGCCATCCGCAAGGACGAGGTACATATTCGGAAGAGGGTGAAGGAACTGCTCGATCTGGTGCAACTCGACTGGCTGGCGGACCGCTATCCGAGCCAGTTGTCCGGCGGCCAGCGTCAGCGCATCGCGCTTGCGCGCGCGCTCGCCATCGAGCCGCGCATTCTGCTGCTGGACGAGCCGTTCGGCGCGTTAGATGCCAAGGTGCGCAAGGAACTGCGCCGCTGGTTGCGTCAGCTTCACGACGAGATTCATGTCACCTCGATCTTCGTGACCCACGATCAGGAAGAAGCGCTGGAAGTCGCCAACCGCGTGGTGGTGATGGACAAGGGCAAGATCGAGCAGATCGGCACGCCCGGTGATGTGTACGACAATCCGGCGACGGCGTTCGTTCACGGCTTCATCGGCGAATCCATCGTGCTGCCGGTGCAGGTGTCGGACGGCAAGGTCCGGCTCGGCGACAAGGTGCTGAACCTCGAGCCGCGCGATGCGGCGTCGGGTCCGTCGAACCTCTTCATCCGCCGCCATGATGTTTCGATCGTGCCGAACGGCAGCGGCATCTTCGAGGGCGACGTCAAGCACGTGCGTGCGTTCGGGCCGACCCAGCGCGCCGACGTGGTGCTGCATAACGGCGCCAACGAGACCCTGATCGAGATCGACGCGCCGCGCGACCGCGATCTCAAGCCCGGCGACGTGGTCAGCCTGCAGCCTCGGCGCTACCGGCTGTTTCCGGCGGCCTCCTGA
- the cysW gene encoding sulfate ABC transporter permease subunit CysW codes for MVINRPATPSAHEIRTEPFLVRWTLITIAITFLTIFVVLPLVVVFTEAFSKGIGAYLAALSDPEALSAIRLTLTVAAISVGLNLVFGVIAAWAIAKFEFRGKVFLITLIDLPFSVSPVISGLVFVLLFGAQGYFGAWLMEHNVQILFAVPGIALATTFVTFPFVARELIPLMQEQGTQEEEAAISLGASGLRTFLRVTIPNIKWGILYGVLLCNARAMGEFGAVSVVSGHIRGETNTMPLLVEILYNEYQFVASFAIASLLAFLALVTLIVKTVLESHLEEGQTASDD; via the coding sequence ATGGTGATCAACAGACCCGCAACGCCGTCGGCGCACGAGATTCGCACCGAGCCTTTTTTGGTGCGATGGACCCTCATCACCATTGCGATTACCTTCCTGACCATCTTCGTGGTGCTGCCGCTGGTCGTGGTGTTCACCGAGGCGTTCTCGAAAGGGATCGGCGCATATCTCGCGGCGCTGTCGGACCCGGAAGCGCTCTCCGCGATCCGGCTGACGCTGACCGTCGCCGCGATATCGGTGGGGCTCAACCTGGTCTTCGGGGTGATCGCCGCATGGGCCATCGCGAAGTTCGAGTTTCGCGGCAAGGTGTTTCTGATCACGCTGATCGATCTGCCGTTCTCGGTCAGCCCGGTGATTTCGGGCCTGGTGTTCGTGCTGCTGTTCGGCGCCCAGGGTTATTTCGGCGCCTGGCTGATGGAACACAACGTGCAGATCCTGTTCGCGGTGCCCGGCATCGCGCTGGCGACCACGTTCGTGACGTTCCCGTTCGTGGCGCGCGAGTTGATCCCGCTGATGCAGGAGCAGGGCACCCAGGAGGAAGAGGCGGCGATTTCGCTCGGCGCGTCCGGGCTGCGCACCTTCCTGCGCGTGACCATCCCCAATATCAAATGGGGTATCCTGTACGGCGTGCTGCTGTGCAACGCCCGCGCCATGGGCGAATTCGGCGCGGTTTCCGTGGTCTCCGGCCACATCCGCGGCGAAACCAACACCATGCCGCTGCTCGTCGAAATCCTGTACAATGAGTACCAGTTTGTGGCTTCGTTCGCGATCGCGTCGTTGCTCGCTTTCCTGGCGCTCGTCACGCTGATCGTGAAAACGGTCCTCGAAAGCCATCTCGAAGAAGGACAGACCGCAAGTGACGATTGA
- the cysT gene encoding sulfate ABC transporter permease subunit CysT, protein MSGGTGRRRALPGFGLTMGLTLTWLSIIVLIPLAGLFLKTFELSLDQFWGILTARRTLNALRISFGLAFLAALVNLVMGMIIVWVLVRYRFPGRRIFDAIVDIPFALPTAVAGVALTALFAQKGWLGAPLAEMGIKVAFTPIGIFVAMIFIGFPFVVRTVQPVLIDLEIEVEEAAASLGASRWDIIRRVILPSLTPAILTGFALAFARAVGEYGSVIFIAGNLPNVSEIAPLLIVIRLSEFRYADATAIAVIMLIVSFLIIFTINRIQRWAQTRGVSVAV, encoded by the coding sequence GTGAGCGGAGGAACGGGACGACGACGGGCATTGCCGGGTTTTGGCCTCACCATGGGGCTGACGCTCACATGGCTATCCATTATTGTCCTCATTCCGCTCGCGGGTCTCTTTCTCAAGACATTCGAACTGTCGCTCGATCAGTTCTGGGGCATTCTCACCGCGCGCCGCACCCTCAATGCGCTGAGGATTTCGTTTGGCCTCGCGTTCCTGGCCGCGCTCGTCAATCTCGTGATGGGCATGATCATCGTCTGGGTGCTGGTGCGCTATCGCTTTCCCGGCCGCCGGATCTTCGACGCTATCGTGGATATTCCGTTCGCGCTGCCGACCGCCGTGGCCGGCGTCGCGCTGACCGCGCTGTTCGCGCAAAAGGGCTGGCTCGGCGCGCCGCTGGCTGAGATGGGAATCAAGGTCGCCTTCACGCCGATCGGCATTTTCGTGGCGATGATCTTCATCGGGTTTCCGTTCGTGGTGCGCACGGTGCAGCCGGTGTTGATCGATCTCGAAATCGAGGTCGAGGAGGCGGCGGCATCGCTCGGCGCGTCGCGCTGGGATATCATCCGGCGCGTGATCCTGCCGAGCCTGACGCCTGCGATCCTGACCGGCTTTGCGCTGGCGTTTGCGCGCGCCGTCGGCGAATACGGTTCGGTGATCTTCATTGCCGGAAACCTGCCGAACGTGTCGGAAATCGCGCCGCTGCTGATCGTGATCCGGCTGTCGGAATTCCGTTATGCGGACGCCACCGCGATTGCCGTGATCATGCTGATCGTCTCATTCCTTATCATCTTCACCATCAACCGCATTCAACGCTGGGCGCAGACGCGCGGCGTTTCGGTTGCGGTCTAG